In the genome of Corythoichthys intestinalis isolate RoL2023-P3 chromosome 19, ASM3026506v1, whole genome shotgun sequence, one region contains:
- the LOC130907529 gene encoding reticulon-4-interacting protein 1 homolog, mitochondrial-like isoform X2, producing the protein MAYTRLLRLFKIRAASLTNTRTTVGGWTFRKHVSTSAWRAQSRMSAWVIDQFGTNEVLRYSEDMPVPTITSSSQVMIQVHAASLNPLDVAMRGGYGDKLIKLRKDPFSIMDNDSGFPLILGRDVSGVVVDCGSEVAHFEPGDEVWAAVPPWKQGSLAEFVNLTEYEVSHKPKCLSHMEAASIPYVASTALSALVNAGGLCKENSSDKRVLITGGSGGVGTIAIQLAKAWGAHITVTCSQNAEGLVRGLGADEVVDYTAEDATYQLEMMERFDVILDGVGGDTEEWCVSLLKPWSGAKYVTLVTPLLFQTDSRGLLDGFAHAGSTLTTKVIQNIISNGVFYRWGLFAPDGPGLDEVSKLVDTGKILPVVEAQFPFSQVPQAFQKLEHGHARGKTVISVIEEKDGHL; encoded by the exons ATGGCATACACAAGGCTGCTTCGTCTATTCAAGATCAGAGCTGCAAGTTTGACCAATACGCGAACCACCGTAGGTGGATGGACCTTCCGAAAACATGTCAGCACTTCAGCTTGGCGAGCGCAGAGCCGAATGTCAGCCTGGGTTATCGACCAGTTTGGCACTAATGAAGTCCTCAGATACTCTGAAGACATGCCAGTTCCCACGATTACCTCGTCCAGCCAAGTCATGATCCAAGTGCACGCTGCCAGTCTCAACCCATTGGATGTGGCCATGAGGG GAGGGTATGGAGATAAACTGATCAAGCTACGAAAGGACCCGTTTTCGATAATGGACAACGATAGTGGTTTTCCTCTGATCCTGGGTCGAGATGTGTCTGGTGTTGTGGTGGACTGTGGATCTGAGGTTGCACATTTTGAACCAGGAGATGAG GTTTGGGCTGCAGTACCCCCATGGAAACAGGGCAGTCTGGCAGAGTTTGTCAATCTAACAGAGTACGAG GTGTCCCACAAGCCTAAATGTTTGAGTCACATGGAGGCGGCATCCATTCCGTATGTAGCCAGCACTGCTCTGTCTGCACTTGTTAACGCAGGTGGTCTTTGCAAAGAGAACTCCTCTGATAAAAG AGTTTTGATTACTGGAGGATCAGGAGGTGTTGGGACCATTGCTATTCAG TTGGCAAAGGCCTGGGGTGCCCATATTACAGTCACGTGTTCTCAAAATGCAGAGGGCCTGGTCAGAGGACTGGGAGCTGATGAGGTTGTGGACTACACTGCGGAAGATGCAACATACCAGCTAGAAATGATGGAGAG ATTTGATGTCATCTTGGACGGCGTGGGTGGTGACACTGAAGAGTGGTGTGTGAGCTTGCTAAAACCCTGGTCTGGAGCAAAGTACGTCACACTAGTAACCCCTTTGCTCTTTCAAACGGATTCCCGTGGTCTGCTGGATGGATTTGCTCATGCCGGATCCACCCTGACCACTAAAGTTATACAG AATATAATATCAAACGGAGTCTTTTACCGTTGGGGGTTGTTTGCTCCAGATGGGCCTGGCTTGGATGAGGTCAGCAAGCTTGTGGATACTGGAAAG ATATTGCCAGTGGTAGAGGCCCAATTTCCATTCAGCCAGGTACCTCAGGCTTTTCAGAAGTTGGAGCACGGCCATGCCAGAGGCAAGACGGTCATCAGCGTGATTGAGGAGAAAGATG GACATCTGTAG
- the LOC130907529 gene encoding reticulon-4-interacting protein 1 homolog, mitochondrial-like isoform X1: protein MAYTRLLRLFKIRAASLTNTRTTVGGWTFRKHVSTSAWRAQSRMSAWVIDQFGTNEVLRYSEDMPVPTITSSSQVMIQVHAASLNPLDVAMRGGYGDKLIKLRKDPFSIMDNDSGFPLILGRDVSGVVVDCGSEVAHFEPGDEVWAAVPPWKQGSLAEFVNLTEYEVSHKPKCLSHMEAASIPYVASTALSALVNAGGLCKENSSDKRVLITGGSGGVGTIAIQLAKAWGAHITVTCSQNAEGLVRGLGADEVVDYTAEDATYQLEMMERFDVILDGVGGDTEEWCVSLLKPWSGAKYVTLVTPLLFQTDSRGLLDGFAHAGSTLTTKVIQNIISNGVFYRWGLFAPDGPGLDEVSKLVDTGKILPVVEAQFPFSQVPQAFQKLEHGHARGKTVISVIEEKDGEEQEMEQNMA, encoded by the exons ATGGCATACACAAGGCTGCTTCGTCTATTCAAGATCAGAGCTGCAAGTTTGACCAATACGCGAACCACCGTAGGTGGATGGACCTTCCGAAAACATGTCAGCACTTCAGCTTGGCGAGCGCAGAGCCGAATGTCAGCCTGGGTTATCGACCAGTTTGGCACTAATGAAGTCCTCAGATACTCTGAAGACATGCCAGTTCCCACGATTACCTCGTCCAGCCAAGTCATGATCCAAGTGCACGCTGCCAGTCTCAACCCATTGGATGTGGCCATGAGGG GAGGGTATGGAGATAAACTGATCAAGCTACGAAAGGACCCGTTTTCGATAATGGACAACGATAGTGGTTTTCCTCTGATCCTGGGTCGAGATGTGTCTGGTGTTGTGGTGGACTGTGGATCTGAGGTTGCACATTTTGAACCAGGAGATGAG GTTTGGGCTGCAGTACCCCCATGGAAACAGGGCAGTCTGGCAGAGTTTGTCAATCTAACAGAGTACGAG GTGTCCCACAAGCCTAAATGTTTGAGTCACATGGAGGCGGCATCCATTCCGTATGTAGCCAGCACTGCTCTGTCTGCACTTGTTAACGCAGGTGGTCTTTGCAAAGAGAACTCCTCTGATAAAAG AGTTTTGATTACTGGAGGATCAGGAGGTGTTGGGACCATTGCTATTCAG TTGGCAAAGGCCTGGGGTGCCCATATTACAGTCACGTGTTCTCAAAATGCAGAGGGCCTGGTCAGAGGACTGGGAGCTGATGAGGTTGTGGACTACACTGCGGAAGATGCAACATACCAGCTAGAAATGATGGAGAG ATTTGATGTCATCTTGGACGGCGTGGGTGGTGACACTGAAGAGTGGTGTGTGAGCTTGCTAAAACCCTGGTCTGGAGCAAAGTACGTCACACTAGTAACCCCTTTGCTCTTTCAAACGGATTCCCGTGGTCTGCTGGATGGATTTGCTCATGCCGGATCCACCCTGACCACTAAAGTTATACAG AATATAATATCAAACGGAGTCTTTTACCGTTGGGGGTTGTTTGCTCCAGATGGGCCTGGCTTGGATGAGGTCAGCAAGCTTGTGGATACTGGAAAG ATATTGCCAGTGGTAGAGGCCCAATTTCCATTCAGCCAGGTACCTCAGGCTTTTCAGAAGTTGGAGCACGGCCATGCCAGAGGCAAGACGGTCATCAGCGTGATTGAGGAGAAAGATGGTGAGGAACAAGAAATGGAGCAGAATATGGCTTag
- the LOC130907529 gene encoding reticulon-4-interacting protein 1 homolog, mitochondrial-like isoform X3, whose product MAYTRLLRLFKIRAASLTNTRTTVGGWTFRKHVSTSAWRAQSRMSAWVIDQFGTNEVLRYSEDMPVPTITSSSQVMIQVHAASLNPLDVAMRGGYGDKLIKLRKDPFSIMDNDSGFPLILGRDVSGVVVDCGSEVAHFEPGDEVWAAVPPWKQGSLAEFVNLTEYEVSHKPKCLSHMEAASIPYVASTALSALVNAGGLCKENSSDKRVLITGGSGGVGTIAIQLAKAWGAHITVTCSQNAEGLVRGLGADEVVDYTAEDATYQLEMMERFDVILDGVGGDTEEWCVSLLKPWSGAKYVTLVTPLLFQTDSRGLLDGFAHAGSTLTTKVIQILPVVEAQFPFSQVPQAFQKLEHGHARGKTVISVIEEKDGEEQEMEQNMA is encoded by the exons ATGGCATACACAAGGCTGCTTCGTCTATTCAAGATCAGAGCTGCAAGTTTGACCAATACGCGAACCACCGTAGGTGGATGGACCTTCCGAAAACATGTCAGCACTTCAGCTTGGCGAGCGCAGAGCCGAATGTCAGCCTGGGTTATCGACCAGTTTGGCACTAATGAAGTCCTCAGATACTCTGAAGACATGCCAGTTCCCACGATTACCTCGTCCAGCCAAGTCATGATCCAAGTGCACGCTGCCAGTCTCAACCCATTGGATGTGGCCATGAGGG GAGGGTATGGAGATAAACTGATCAAGCTACGAAAGGACCCGTTTTCGATAATGGACAACGATAGTGGTTTTCCTCTGATCCTGGGTCGAGATGTGTCTGGTGTTGTGGTGGACTGTGGATCTGAGGTTGCACATTTTGAACCAGGAGATGAG GTTTGGGCTGCAGTACCCCCATGGAAACAGGGCAGTCTGGCAGAGTTTGTCAATCTAACAGAGTACGAG GTGTCCCACAAGCCTAAATGTTTGAGTCACATGGAGGCGGCATCCATTCCGTATGTAGCCAGCACTGCTCTGTCTGCACTTGTTAACGCAGGTGGTCTTTGCAAAGAGAACTCCTCTGATAAAAG AGTTTTGATTACTGGAGGATCAGGAGGTGTTGGGACCATTGCTATTCAG TTGGCAAAGGCCTGGGGTGCCCATATTACAGTCACGTGTTCTCAAAATGCAGAGGGCCTGGTCAGAGGACTGGGAGCTGATGAGGTTGTGGACTACACTGCGGAAGATGCAACATACCAGCTAGAAATGATGGAGAG ATTTGATGTCATCTTGGACGGCGTGGGTGGTGACACTGAAGAGTGGTGTGTGAGCTTGCTAAAACCCTGGTCTGGAGCAAAGTACGTCACACTAGTAACCCCTTTGCTCTTTCAAACGGATTCCCGTGGTCTGCTGGATGGATTTGCTCATGCCGGATCCACCCTGACCACTAAAGTTATACAG ATATTGCCAGTGGTAGAGGCCCAATTTCCATTCAGCCAGGTACCTCAGGCTTTTCAGAAGTTGGAGCACGGCCATGCCAGAGGCAAGACGGTCATCAGCGTGATTGAGGAGAAAGATGGTGAGGAACAAGAAATGGAGCAGAATATGGCTTag